The Plasmodium gaboni strain SY75 chromosome 9, whole genome shotgun sequence DNA segment cattatcaaatatgtcatttaatatattcttcttATACATGTCAAGAATCTTTTCGGTCTCAACCTCAAAAACAGCGTTATCTAAATCTAACTCAATTTCTCCATTATAAAATTCTGGAGGTACCAACATAATGAATATTGTAgtgataaaataaaaatatatatatataaatataaatatataaatatatatatatatattttatatatatatgtgttatatatatatgtgttatatatatgtttgttttaattttgtcACACTGGCaaagaaaaagaaagatttaaataaacaacaacaaaaaaaaaaaatatatatatatatatatatatataatatatattattaattttgaattaaataattatccTATAGATTGACAAAAGTAAacatcataataaaaaaaaaaatatattttaattaaatcattatcatagcatcatattaatatagattatatttaatatactaaaaataaaataaaataaaataaaataaaataaaacttataaatatatatacatatatatattaactATTTATCTCTAAgatgtaaataatattatatatatatatatatatgtgtgtgtatatattcGATATGTTgcatttatatatatacaatatagAAACAATCATAAAgaacaatataataaataaagaatattgaattataagagtttattttttttttatatatatagatattttaattttttaaaaataacaccattttttaaagtggataaataaataaataaatagatatatatatagatatatatatatatatatatataattaattaataattcagtttgaaaataaaataagaaaatgttataagaaataaaaatgtattatatgtatatataataatgaacaaataaaaatataaaaaaggaataaaatataaaatgatatataaataaatatatattatatatatatgctttttttttaatatattaatttaaatatatatatatatatatatgtatatttaaaataaacaaaCGGATAgcaaataaatatatatatttataatgtGCAACTAGATTTCCTAATGCTActatatattaatataaaataaataaatatataaactctaaatctatatatatatatatatatatatatatatatatatatatatatattttttttttttttttttttttttttttctatgATCCTTTGATTATTCTTCttgtttaatatttttcttaatatggggaaaaaaaaaaaaacatagaaatataaagctcaaaaagtaaaatatatggatattatatatatatatagatatagatatagatatatattaataattatatatctaatgataaaaaataattatcattattcacaaaaaaaataaaataatatatgtataatatttttaaaaaataaatgtattaatatatatatatatatatatatatttttatttaaatattataataatttacttcatttttatgtgtatatatatatatattatatatatataatagttgtatataaaaataatacgATATGAAAATTTTCTTTCCTACAAATGAATTTTTAATGATGTTCTTActatatatacaatatatatatatatatatatatatatatatgtaatatataatatgtattttatatagatgtaaatgtttatatatgtgcatattaaaatatatcttattATGCCCATTTTATATAGTGTAGTGTTATACATGCAAATGCAACGTAACATTAAAGGAATCTccataaaataaatatatatatatgataatatatatataatatatatatatatatatatatatttatttatttatataaaacattaaaatagttttattaaaaaaaatattatatatttaataatatctatatatatatatatatatatatatatatatatatttatttatataacataatatttatgtgataaggataatatatcttataaatatatatcttagtgatatacattatatgtttatattttttataatatatatatttttttttataacattttatttgtttggttaatatattgtattaACTGCTGATAGGCCATATgattaaatattttgtcttgttttataatatgataattattttttaggtttatataagaatatattataaaaatataattttgttgacttatataattatgatgatctataacataatatataatatcatttaataatatagtGATGTATTCCATATGTAGgacatttttatatttatttaaaacaaataatttggttaatatttttaagaGTATTAATTTATTGTGCTCATTTAAATTATGTATCCATTGTTTTTTTGTTTGAATAAgatgtttaaaaaaataagaaaaaatatgatCATGATATTGTTGATAGTATGGACATGTtgtattttcttcatttgatgataaaatatttgtaaatatattatttatattttctttattaactgttttgttttgtgtgttttcatttgtatgtattatatttgataagtatttataataatataaagatatattgAAATAAGAAAGTGTATTAAGAAAATCTATGAGATCGTCATCATTTACTATGTgttgaataatattatctttgtgtagataaaaaaaggagataatattttttaataagtTGACAATtaatttgtatatataaaaaggaatatatatattattattattattatttatattatttatattattatcattaatattatataatatagacaaataatttattaacGACATGTCATAAGGATGTTTTAACATGAATTGTTTGCctatattatatagatataaagaaatagaaaagaaaatattttttgtattttttagaaataataatatgtcgaatgattcttttatataatcaaaaaaattataataaattgaTAATTGTGTTTTAAATATTGATTCAgttaatttataatatttattattatcaatatatatgttttgAATATATGGATTTATAACATTCTGATtatatgatgaatatattttattattcctgtttgatgaatatattttattatttgtttggtttaatataaaataatttactaaattaaaatattgtttatatttcctagacatatttatatttaatttatataacaaatttgaattattatttaagTTATGATGGTTTATATAGTCTGTGTTgttaaaaattttatgaagatatgaaaaaatatatttcttttctattgaattatttttataagaatttaaaataagataaatttttaaataacaAAAAGATAAGATAGATAAgatatattcatttaaattattattttgttgtatacttgttatatttttaaaatttataatgatctgtccatatttatttataaaataaataatatttataaagaATTTCAAAGgaatattttgtatttttatttttttataattatataagaaagtatttaatttgttatcattatgaataaataaattctttatatcttcttttttaaaattaattatataatctttattatctggattataatatgattCATAATATTGTTTATCCTTTTTCACATCATATGATATATcctttatataattatataaatcatttttataaaataaatttatatcCTCATTTGTATTTACACTTTcattgtttatataaactAAACATGGTAATGTGATATCTTCCCCTTCTTCTttgtaattatttaatttatattctGGAATTTTTTCATCCTTTATTAActcatataaattatattgattataaaacgataaaacaaaatatcgattaatatcttttataatattaaaaaagaaaaggaaaTTTAATACTTTAATGTTTgcatttattatatgtttattcTTCAAAgctttcttttttaataagtAATTACCGTTTCTTTTCTCTTCCTTTTTGAATGTTTCTACTTTGTGATGATAAGAATGGCACTTGTTCGTAGTATTAGAtgtgtttatattatcacaCAATTTATTGTcgtttattttttgtatatccacattattatatctagttaaaaatacaaataagTGTCTATTCCACTTCTCTCTATctaaaaaaatgaaagcACTAATAAGTTTATTTAACTGATCTATATTGAACCTTAAAGGGGATATTATTTGTTGTGAATTCTTTAAAATGTTTCTCATCTGTTCTGATGTTTGAAGAGTAGTATAGTTGTTTAATAAACATGGAAAACTTTCTAAtactttaaaaaataagttTTCATCTCCTCCGTCAGTCAAATAACAAAAAGATTGAAAGGAGATAAGTGAGAaatctattttttttttataaaaatttatatgatcatttgtaaaaaataacattaaagaattattaataataatattattttgaagACATATATTTAGGAATAGAACATCATAGATTATATTAAAATCGTTATGCTTCAAAGATATATCttgtgtatatatattatcacaTTGGTTGTAATATGTAATAGAACTgttatgattattattatgattattattatgattatttgtagtattaatattattattattattagtaGTAGTAGCAGTTGTTgtaatttttgttttttcttttttattacatttagatatttgtttttttttttttatattataataatatattaacaataGATGAAGTACATCTTcataatttcttttaaaagaaccatatatttttaataatattaatgtttGTTGAATATTTAAATCATGTATCTGTAATAAGatattttctataaatttatttaataattcaaatggtaataaattataaaaataaaaaaaacataaaatgaatatacTTTCTTTTAGATTAAAAGATACACTGATAAATTCTATTctatttaatatattataaaaaaaatttacattctcatctttattattattattattataattctCAGATGTTcttatatctttatttttattatattttaaatttataatatgttttaataatatatcttcatcaaaataattaactgaattcttattttttttttcttcttctcTTCTTTctatttcatttatattgtaATCATGAAAGTATAAATTAAGAACATCCTTTTGATTTTTTACACAATTCAAAGAATTATCAAAATGAATTTgatcataaatattatttttaatattatctaCATAGTATCTATTAACATCATTTGTGTGTATTACCTTGTGTATATGTTCATATAgtaaatttaaaatttgagatttatttaaaaatttgataggtttatttctttctatatcctttaaatatacatttttatttaaatctaatgtatttatataattccaataattatgatcattataatcgttaaaatattttatgtcATTATTTGagaaataaatatcattATGTATATTCCATTCAAGTCGTGGATCTTCtttatcaaataatttattataactattttgttttttcaACATATCCATAGAATCTGCATTTTCAAAAAGATCATAATAATTgtttatatgatatatgTCATGTGTgaatgtatttatattgttttgATGCTGACCACTAGTTTTTACATCATCATAATGGTAactatttatttttttgtcacacatattatttatttgtttgtCACATATATTTCTCCTTTCTAATGGTGTTGTTTCCAacatatgtattatatttacactattattttttatatttttataagaaatTTTTTGGATATGCCATTTATTACAATAATTTATACATTCATCTATCATATGCGTatcattaatttttctattaacattttttatataacctttattatttaaattaaacgtattccatatattctcttttttgtttatatatattgaagccttcatattattatcataagAATCATATTTAAAACCTTCTTCATTATCATCACAGGCATGATATTTAAAACCTTCTTCTTCCTCATAAGaatcatcatttttttttatcattttattattattatttttttttcttttctctctttcttttcttatcatataatttaattcTTCTATATCTATATCATTTCCATTTTTTCCGATTCccttttcttttaatttatagAATTCTTTATCACATTTTTTCGACTTATTAACACTACTCCTCTCAACATCATTAGTGCTGATACTTTTGAATCctaaaaaatataaagtcgatgttttttttttattcacttgtttgtttattaatattttgtgTAATGAGTATATAACGCTATGTAAATAcatttaaagaaataaatttatatattaacctatatataaaaataacaaacAGAAGAGGcttaaacaaaaaaaaaaaatatatatatatataaatatatatatatataaatatatatatgtaatatatattatatgtttacaaaaaaaatgaagaacATAAAATTATTCTCTCAACGTAATCttaaatgatatttttttttttttttttttttttttttattctttaaatgtaatacattttatagtatattatataatatgtatataataatattataatttttaatgcattctatattatatatacacatatacGTGCATTAAATCAACATcttaaaataaaaaataaaataaaataaaatgaaatgaaaaaaaataaatataactTAGAAAatagtattatatatatatatatattattatatatattattatattattttatattttattttatattttattttttttatttttttaatatggAAATCCTTAAAATATGTAACCCCCCTACTTCTTAACTTTTTATATGtcatacatattatataaacattttgaaatatgacaatttatatatttctcatagagaaaaaaatgtggacacaaaaaataaaaaggtGTTCAAGTTTTTTTTGAgatcatataatttttctgttttatataatgttattaatatgtatataaattttataataaaaatatatattatatatattatatatatatattatatatatatgttggTGTAGTCTCTATAATATGagtttatatttaaataagAGATATCTCAGATACCATGTGAGAGAGTCAGAGTGCTCATCGGATTTTTGTTTTAACGACGTCTCCAAAAATGTTATCGACgtttttaatttcatttcCTTCAGTGACACAGAATCAAAAGAAGAGAAAGGAAGATGTGTTATAGATGTCACAAAAGGAAGggtatttaaaaaaagaaaagcACAAAAATATGTGAATCGATTAAGAAGGGCTACACATCTATGCAAAATAAAATCCAACGTTCAAGATATTAGAGTCGTAGATGCGCTTAgaaaatatgatgaaaatgaagaaaaaaaatatatttgttttgACGACAAAAATTGTAAGCATGATAGAATATACACATTTGTAGATTATgaatacataaaaattttgaaaaagGCAAAAGAATTTAAAGTTTGTGACACATCCTTTTTAAGGAGAAACAAAATAGATACAAGAAAGGTAGTAAATGATTTTTATCATAAGGGAGAGCTACCACATGAAAGGGATgtagaaaaaaagaaaaatgataatcatgataattatcataataattatcataataattatcataataactatcataataattataataataattataataataattatcataGTGATCATTCTGAtgagaataaaaaattgaaaaCACTGCTGGATATATTCCATAAAGAAAAGATACCATCATGTAATTCGaaagaatattttaaaaagattacaaaagaatatacattatataagaaaaaatacaaaataattaatatgGTATATGTAAAAGAAGATAATCAATGGAGTTGtcaaaaaattaataataataaaaaaaaacaaaataattcaataaaaagaaaaatacaaaaaatatatttatgtcCAAAGGAAACATTCTTTAATCCTTTctttaataattttataacatATGAAAATGGAATTAAATTAGAAAGATATCTAACTAAAAATTTGTGTCATCGACATATTGTTTTGATGGATTCATTTTTTGTCttgaataattatattgttACCATGTATTCCTTTGGAGGTTATCCTTTAATGAAGTGGtgtaaagaaaaagaaaaatttgTCTTACCAAAtgaagaaagaaaaaagaaaaaaaaaaaaaaaaaaattatgaacaTACCTGATGAGTTAATAGGAAAATATGGCCAGGATTTCTATGTATTAAAAGATTACATGAATTGGAatgattttataaataatatgaataatataaataatatgaataatatgaataatatgaattatataaacgAATCAGATgttctttttaataatatagagTATGTAAACAAGGCGAATGGCCAAAAACAAAACATATTTGAATCATATGATAAAAGGAAGGTTTCaacaaattattttcatgCTATAGGTGACAACCAAAGTGATTTAAATGTTCAATCGCTTTTTCCACATATTattgataaaaattattataatggAATACCTCAAGGAATAATCACGAATATAAGAGAGACAAGGAAGAATGAAATGTAtgatatagaaaaaatgaatagagatataaaaaaattaaaaagaaaattaaaggttataaaaatgaaaaaaatggaaaaaatgaaaaaaatgaaaaaaatgaaaaaaatgaaaaaaataaaaaaaatgaaaaaaatgaaaaaaataaaaaaaataaaaaaaatgaaaaaaatgaaaaaaatgaaaaaaatgaaaaaaacaaaacaatTTGCTTATGTATATCCCGAATATCTCGTAGCTGAAATATTAAGACAATTATTAAATGtgtgtttatatttatatagaaataatatatttcatagTGATATAAAACCATCAAATATAGTTATAAAGAATGTTCATAAGAAACATATGGATATAATACGTTATAgtaaaagaaataatatgtggtatatatataaaagaggagaaataataaaaagaaaaatatgtataaaattaattgattttgaatattgtcaaataataaataataaaaatggatTTGTTATGTCAGGTGGAACAacatcattatttaaacCTTTAGAagattttaaaaataaaaaaatttatgCTTTATCTAAATTAGTATGGATTATAGGTATaactatttttatattattaacagGTACTCATCCATTTActaaaataaataatgatgttcatatttattatcttctatctaaaaataaaaaattctatataaaaaaaaaattaaacaaatataattatctaTCTCAATCATGTAAagatttattaaaaaaaatgttgaCATTAAATTATCAAAACAGAATATCATTCATTCGGATATTTAATAACTCATTTACTCTTTTTGGATAAATATCcacacatataaaaaaaaaaaaaaaaaaaaaatataaacatataaacatataaacatataaacatataaatatatataattataatatcaatttatgtatatataaaaatgtatttctatattatatcatattgtatatatttttttttttttatttgatttttattttttttttttattttattttttttttttcatgttCCCAAAACATAAAAAGCTAAAATTTATGGTTAgatttgtttatataaggaaaaaaaaaaataacatctcaaaaaattatagatatacataaattttaatatatatatataaaatatattgatataaaaagaattttaagttaatatatagaaaaatatatatatgacttaataatatgtatataaatcCAAACACAAGTAATTCAATTTAAATAcatagtaataataatatataatgaatatattaatatatatatattatatatatatatatatatataataattttcttttttacatatgaaatagaatatatatatttatatgatgacacaataatttttttttacttttctatttctttaaatattattcaataaaaaaaaaaaaaaaaaaaattttcatcacataacatttttttataaattttttccgcatttaaatattagttataattatgattaaatatatatatatatatatatatatatatatatatatatatatatatatatatatttatagatgtattttttttttttttttttttttttttttttttttttttttttttattaatatattatggtaaaaatggaataatgaatttatacatatatattttttcctattcattaaattatattttattattttattttattttattttttgNNNNNNNNNNNNNNNNNNNNNNNNNNNNNNNNNNNNNNNNNNNNNNNNNNNNNNNNNNNNNNNNNNNNNNNNNNNNNNNNNNNNNNNNNNNNNNNNNNNNNNNNNNNNNNNNNNNNNNNNNNNNNNNNNNNNNNNNNNNNNNNNNNNNNNNNNNNNNNNNNNNNNNNNNNNNNNNNNNNNNNNNNNNNNNNNNNNNNNNNNNNNNNNNNNNNNNNNNNNNNNNNNNNNNNNNNNNNNNNNNNNNNNNNNNNNNNNNNNNNNNNNNNNNNNNNNNNNNNNNNNNNNNNNNNNNNNNNNNNNaaaaaaaaaaaaaaaaaaaaaaaaaaaataatttttttaaaatttttttttatattaaaaaaaaaaaaaaaaaaaaaaaaaaaaaaaaaaaaaaaaaaaaatatatatatttttttttatatatatatttatatttttttttttttttttttttttttttttttttttttttttttttttttttttttgtattatgaataatttataattttgttatattttgtGGACTCTAATAAAAGTTATAGTTCATTAATAAGAACCTATagattattttttattcaatgtatttttttttttttttagcccaaattaaaatattttgttttattttattagGTATTTGTTTGTTTATAAAATCATCCATTCATTgattcaaatatatatatatatataatatatttatttatatttatgtttatgtttattatataatttatttcattttatgTTTTTCTCCTAGCATACTTATATCATtacatttttcttttatcatgatgaataatatttgtCCTCTGGTTATTTGTGGTCCTTCGGGTGTAGGTAAAGGTACTTTGATAAAAAAACTGTTAAGTGAGTTCCctaataatttttatttttctgTTAGTTGTACTACCAGAAAAAAGAGAGAGAAAGAGAAAGAAGGTGTggattattattttattgatAAGAATATGTTTGaagataaattaaaaaaaaatgattttttagaatatgataattatgctaataatttttatggAACATTAAAAAGTGAATATGATAAAGCgaaagaacaaaataaaatctGCTTATTTGAAATGAATATTAATGGTGTCAAACAACTGAAAAAATCaacacatataaaaaatgcTCTATATATCTTTGTTAAACCACCAAGTACTGATATACTCTTAAATAGATTAGTAAACAGAAACACAGAAAATAAAGAACAAATACAAAAACGTATGGAACAATTAAATATCGAATTACATGAAGctaatttattaaattttaatttaacAATTATTAATGATGATTTAACATTAACATATGAACAActaaaaaattatgtacTTAATTCATACATTCACTTGGAATAATCGcacaaataaataaatataatatatatatatatatatatatgtaattatttttatttattattattattttttttaatatataaaataatatgcACGTCATCtatatagaatatatataatgtaatattttatattatgttaatatatttatatatgggtacaattttttttttttttttttttaaatattttattttaaacTTACTAAAtgattttattattttcatataatttgtttatttatttattcatatattttattatattatattatattatttttttttttttttttcttttaaaattataaggaacaatataatatatcctcaaaaaaaattatatatatatatataatataatatataatatatattatatattatatattatttatttaattttttttttttatttatgctttgaaaaaatatccatttaaaaaaaattacttTCCTATTGGtctatataaaaagaatatggaaaaaaataaaaaagaaagtaCCATAAAAATATCTCTTAATATAAATACGAAATTAAACGATACTTATTTGGATGAGcaaaatgatataataaatgagGCGCCAattaagaataataataaggaaATTATCCATTCCctgtaaaaataaaataaaaaaaaaaaaaaaaaaaatatatatatatatatatatatatataatattat contains these protein-coding regions:
- a CDS encoding putative serine/threonine protein kinase, giving the protein MSLYLNKRYLRYHVRESECSSDFCFNDVSKNVIDVFNFISFSDTESKEEKGRCVIDVTKGRVFKKRKAQKYVNRLRRATHLCKIKSNVQDIRVVDALRKYDENEEKKYICFDDKNCKHDRIYTFVDYEYIKILKKAKEFKVCDTSFLRRNKIDTRKVVNDFYHKGELPHERDVEKKKNDNHDNYHNNYHNNYHNNYHNNYNNNYNNNYHSDHSDENKKLKTLLDIFHKEKIPSCNSKEYFKKITKEYTLYKKKYKIINMVYVKEDNQWSCQKINNNKKKQNNSIKRKIQKIYLCPKETFFNPFFNNFITYENGIKLERYLTKNLCHRHIVLMDSFFVLNNYIVTMYSFGGYPLMKWCKEKEKFVLPNEERKKKKKKKKIMNIPDELIGKYGQDFYVLKDYMNWNDFINNMNNINNMNNMNNMNYINESDVLFNNIEYVNKANGQKQNIFESYDKRKVSTNYFHAIGDNQSDLNVQSLFPHIIDKNYYNGIPQGIITNIRETRKNEMYDIEKMNRDIKKLKRKLKVIKMKKMEKMKKMKKMKKMKKIKKMKKMKKIKKIKKMKKMKKMKKMKKTKQFAYVYPEYLVAEILRQLLNVCLYLYRNNIFHSDIKPSNIVIKNVHKKHMDIIRYSKRNNMWYIYKRGEIIKRKICIKLIDFEYCQIINNKNGFVMSGGTTSLFKPLEDFKNKKIYALSKLVWIIGITIFILLTGTHPFTKINNDVHIYYLLSKNKKFYIKKKLNKYNYLSQSCKDLLKKMLTLNYQNRISFIRIFNNSFTLFG
- a CDS encoding hypothetical protein (conserved Plasmodium protein, unknown function), producing MYLHSVIYSLHKILINKQVNKKKTSTLYFLGFKSISTNDVERSSVNKSKKCDKEFYKLKEKGIGKNGNDIDIEELNYMIRKEREKRKKNNNNKMIKKNDDSYEEEEGFKYHACDDNEEGFKYDSYDNNMKASIYINKKENIWNTFNLNNKGYIKNVNRKINDTHMIDECINYCNKWHIQKISYKNIKNNSVNIIHMLETTPLERRNICDKQINNMCDKKINSYHYDDVKTSGQHQNNINTFTHDIYHINNYYDLFENADSMDMLKKQNSYNKLFDKEDPRLEWNIHNDIYFSNNDIKYFNDYNDHNYWNYINTLDLNKNVYLKDIERNKPIKFLNKSQILNLLYEHIHKVIHTNDVNRYYVDNIKNNIYDQIHFDNSLNCVKNQKDVLNLYFHDYNINEIERREEEKKNKNSVNYFDEDILLKHIINLKYNKNKDIRTSENYNNNNNKDENVNFFYNILNRIEFISVSFNLKESIFILCFFYFYNLLPFELLNKFIENILLQIHDLNIQQTLILLKIYGSFKRNYEDVLHLLLIYYYNIKKKKQISKCNKKEKTKITTTATTTNNNNNINTTNNHNNNHNNNHNSSITYYNQCDNIYTQDISLKHNDFNIIYDVLFLNICLQNNIIINNSLMLFFTNDHINFYKKKIDFSLISFQSFCYLTDGGDENLFFKVLESFPCLLNNYTTLQTSEQMRNILKNSQQIISPLRFNIDQLNKLISAFIFLDREKWNRHLFVFLTRYNNVDIQKINDNKLCDNINTSNTTNKCHSYHHKVETFKKEEKRNGNYLLKKKALKNKHIINANIKVLNFLFFFNIIKDINRYFVLSFYNQYNLYELIKDEKIPEYKLNNYKEEGEDITLPCLVYINNESVNTNEDINLFYKNDLYNYIKDISYDVKKDKQYYESYYNPDNKDYIINFKKEDIKNLFIHNDNKLNTFLYNYKKIKIQNIPLKFFINIIYFINKYGQIIINFKNITSIQQNNNLNEYILSILSFCYLKIYLILNSYKNNSIEKKYIFSYLHKIFNNTDYINHHNLNNNSNLLYKLNINMSRKYKQYFNLVNYFILNQTNNKIYSSNRNNKIYSSYNQNVINPYIQNIYIDNNKYYKLTESIFKTQLSIYYNFFDYIKESFDILLFLKNTKNIFFSISLYLYNIGKQFMLKHPYDMSLINYLSILYNINDNNINNINNNNNNIYIPFYIYKLIVNLLKNIISFFYLHKDNIIQHIVNDDDLIDFLNTLSYFNISLYYYKYLSNIIHTNENTQNKTVNKENINNIFTNILSSNEENTTCPYYQQYHDHIFSYFFKHLIQTKKQWIHNLNEHNKLILLKILTKLFVLNKYKNVLHMEYITILLNDIIYYVIDHHNYISQQNYIFIIYSYINLKNNYHIIKQDKIFNHMAYQQLIQYINQTNKML
- a CDS encoding guanylate kinase, translating into MNNICPLVICGPSGVGKGTLIKKLLSEFPNNFYFSVSCTTRKKREKEKEGVDYYFIDKNMFEDKLKKNDFLEYDNYANNFYGTLKSEYDKAKEQNKICLFEMNINGVKQLKKSTHIKNALYIFVKPPSTDILLNRLVNRNTENKEQIQKRMEQLNIELHEANLLNFNLTIINDDLTLTYEQLKNYVLNSYIHLE